In one Natronosalvus amylolyticus genomic region, the following are encoded:
- a CDS encoding universal stress protein gives MTRQLLVAMDDSPPARAALDHALETFPEADITVLNVVDSLEAAYAGTAVDEEPPEPEFFEDIGTETAKHAGQLEALVIEGKPAETVVSYAEENEFDGIIIGSKGRSGVSRMILGSVAEAVAREATMPVTIVS, from the coding sequence ATGACCCGCCAGTTGCTCGTCGCCATGGACGACTCGCCGCCCGCTCGAGCCGCGCTCGACCACGCGCTCGAGACGTTTCCCGAGGCCGACATCACCGTGTTGAACGTCGTCGACAGTCTCGAGGCGGCGTATGCTGGGACGGCGGTCGACGAAGAGCCGCCCGAACCGGAGTTTTTCGAGGACATCGGGACGGAGACGGCCAAGCACGCGGGCCAACTCGAAGCACTCGTTATCGAGGGAAAGCCCGCGGAGACGGTCGTCTCCTACGCGGAAGAAAACGAATTCGACGGGATCATCATCGGGAGCAAAGGTCGTTCCGGTGTTTCACGGATGATTCTCGGTAGCGTGGCGGAAGCGGTCGCCCGTGAGGCGACGATGCCGGTGACGATCGTTTCCTAG
- the glmM gene encoding phosphoglucosamine mutase, with protein sequence MKVFGSSGTRGVANEELTPSFVLRVAKAAGTAWGADRVALARDTRHTGRMLADAAASGLASTGTDIDRLGIVPTPGAQFYAEREGVPTIVITASHNPPQYNGVKLVGADGVELAVTDLEEIEQTLLGETFTVAPWHETGRVRTVDGVRDDFVAELLAHVDRERIADAELTVALDPGHGAGSLTSPEFFRELGCRVITVNGQADGHFPGRDPEPVSDNLTDLGRLVETTDADIGIAHDGDADRAIFFDENGTYIEGDATFAALAEAELEAGDVTVSAVNVSQRLVDVATDVGADLELTPIGSTNIITRIEELQANERHVPIAGEGNGGIFFPSFRLARDGAYTAARFLELVADRPVSDIVAPYDGYANVRRNIEYESTAERDAMLDAAANQAQAADAELNTRDGYRLDYGDAWVLARPSGTEPLVRIYAEARDETRANALVHEMYEALETAKTSV encoded by the coding sequence ATGAAAGTGTTCGGTTCGAGTGGGACGCGTGGGGTTGCAAACGAAGAACTGACACCGTCGTTCGTCCTGCGCGTCGCCAAAGCCGCCGGGACCGCCTGGGGGGCCGACCGCGTCGCCCTCGCCAGAGACACCCGTCACACGGGCCGGATGCTCGCCGATGCGGCCGCCAGCGGCCTGGCGAGCACAGGCACCGATATCGATCGCCTGGGTATCGTTCCCACGCCTGGCGCACAGTTTTACGCCGAGCGAGAGGGTGTCCCGACCATCGTCATCACGGCCTCGCACAACCCGCCACAGTACAACGGCGTCAAGCTCGTCGGCGCTGACGGCGTCGAACTCGCGGTCACCGACCTCGAGGAGATCGAGCAGACGCTGCTCGGCGAGACGTTTACCGTCGCCCCGTGGCACGAAACCGGCCGCGTGCGCACCGTCGACGGTGTCCGCGACGATTTCGTCGCTGAACTCCTCGCTCACGTCGACCGCGAACGGATTGCCGACGCCGAGTTGACCGTCGCACTTGACCCCGGCCACGGCGCTGGCTCGCTCACCAGCCCGGAGTTCTTCCGCGAACTCGGCTGTCGCGTCATCACCGTCAACGGTCAGGCTGACGGCCACTTCCCGGGTCGAGACCCCGAACCCGTCAGCGACAATCTCACCGACCTTGGCCGCCTCGTCGAGACGACCGACGCCGATATCGGCATCGCCCACGACGGGGACGCCGATCGGGCCATCTTTTTCGACGAGAACGGCACCTACATCGAGGGTGACGCTACCTTCGCCGCACTGGCCGAAGCCGAACTCGAGGCCGGCGACGTCACGGTCTCTGCGGTCAACGTTTCCCAGCGACTGGTCGATGTCGCCACCGACGTCGGAGCAGACCTCGAGTTGACTCCAATCGGCTCGACCAACATCATCACCCGCATCGAGGAACTGCAGGCCAACGAGAGACACGTCCCCATCGCGGGCGAGGGCAACGGCGGTATCTTCTTCCCGTCGTTCCGCCTGGCTCGAGACGGTGCCTACACGGCCGCCCGCTTCCTCGAGTTGGTCGCCGACCGACCCGTCAGCGATATCGTCGCCCCCTACGACGGCTACGCGAACGTGCGCCGAAACATCGAGTACGAGTCGACGGCCGAGCGTGATGCGATGCTCGATGCCGCGGCCAACCAGGCCCAGGCCGCCGACGCCGAACTCAACACCCGCGACGGCTACCGCCTCGATTACGGCGATGCCTGGGTGCTCGCACGACCCTCGGGTACCGAACCGCTGGTCCGCATTTACGCCGAAGCCCGGGACGAGACCCGAGCGAACGCACTCGTTCACGAGATGTACGAGGCACTCGAGACGGCGAAAACGAGCGTATAG
- a CDS encoding HVO_0234 family beta-propeller protein, with protein sequence MLSIDEKRVYGDRKGAITVYVASEVGVLEVAVSGDTVGEFGLCQRCVARDVASESGTVVVGTDDDVLVATRNSGDDPDTEDGIGAFEPTGHGEAVAVGIDDGTVLAAGPDGTVSRLSLENPSAETDAADGSDSVSMVSEWHPLAHDADRPTPSTVNAIDGPLVGTERGVYRRVGDRLTYAGLEAVRDVSAAVTPLAATADGLYVLGNGWMRCLEGECTVVSAAHTRAHAVGEDALYGCRFEDGRPTATDWSLVTDEPVPGVSSDSIRDIGYGEGTYAVTEDGTVLVGTDSGWRSQALGVPGVSSLAVVWG encoded by the coding sequence ATGCTCTCGATCGACGAAAAGCGCGTCTACGGCGACCGAAAGGGGGCGATCACCGTCTACGTCGCCAGCGAGGTTGGAGTGCTCGAGGTCGCCGTCTCCGGCGATACCGTCGGGGAGTTCGGCCTGTGCCAGCGGTGTGTCGCCCGCGACGTCGCTAGCGAGTCCGGGACGGTCGTGGTCGGAACCGATGACGACGTGCTGGTCGCGACTCGAAACTCAGGCGATGATCCGGATACAGAGGACGGAATCGGCGCGTTCGAACCCACGGGTCACGGCGAAGCAGTCGCCGTGGGAATCGACGATGGAACCGTGCTCGCGGCCGGCCCTGACGGCACGGTTTCGCGACTGTCGCTCGAGAATCCGTCTGCGGAGACAGACGCTGCGGATGGGTCCGACTCCGTTTCGATGGTGAGCGAGTGGCACCCCCTCGCACACGACGCTGACCGTCCGACGCCGTCGACCGTCAACGCCATCGACGGCCCGCTCGTTGGGACCGAACGGGGCGTTTACCGTCGAGTGGGCGACCGACTCACCTACGCGGGCCTCGAGGCCGTTCGGGACGTGTCGGCGGCGGTGACGCCGCTGGCGGCGACGGCCGACGGCCTCTACGTACTCGGCAACGGCTGGATGCGCTGTCTCGAAGGGGAGTGTACGGTCGTCAGCGCTGCCCACACTCGAGCGCACGCCGTCGGCGAAGACGCCCTCTACGGCTGTCGATTCGAGGACGGTCGACCGACGGCCACGGACTGGTCGCTCGTGACCGACGAACCCGTTCCGGGCGTCTCGAGCGACTCGATTCGAGATATCGGGTACGGTGAGGGGACGTATGCGGTGACCGAAGACGGCACCGTGCTCGTCGGGACAGACTCGGGGTGGCGCTCACAGGCTCTCGGCGTACCCGGCGTCTCGAGTCTGGCGGTCGTCTGGGGATAA
- a CDS encoding LLM class flavin-dependent oxidoreductase — protein sequence MQLSAVDLSPVPENGTATDAYANTVESARQAEALGYTRFWVAEHHGMGNRLAGTTPEVLLGHLAAETETIRLGSGAVLLNHYSPFKVAELFGALDGLAPGRIDAGLGRANGSPAADRALETPRHIQNPDRDHAEKIEAVVNHLYGTYPEGHAYADLEVPRSGDDPPVPWVLGSSPSSAEIAGKLGLRYCFAAFIRPQFATHSFERYRETFTASSLPGGLEEPQGMVAVNALCAETDQKAARRRAVAEATFQRLQRGEVGSRPTVEEAIDELGGVPEPTPERLDDEAWPRAISGSPETLSGLLEQLADRVGVDEVMIQHAVGEHEHGLRSHELLADAVGLTPR from the coding sequence ATGCAACTCTCCGCCGTCGACCTCTCACCGGTGCCCGAGAACGGGACAGCGACCGACGCGTACGCGAACACCGTCGAGAGCGCCCGACAAGCCGAAGCCCTCGGCTATACTCGTTTCTGGGTAGCAGAACATCACGGGATGGGAAACAGACTCGCGGGAACGACACCGGAGGTCCTGCTCGGCCATCTCGCCGCCGAAACCGAGACGATTCGACTCGGTTCCGGGGCCGTGTTGCTCAACCACTACAGTCCGTTCAAGGTCGCCGAACTCTTCGGCGCACTCGACGGCCTCGCACCCGGCCGCATCGACGCCGGTCTGGGACGAGCGAACGGCTCCCCTGCCGCCGACCGTGCCCTCGAGACGCCCCGGCACATCCAGAACCCCGACCGCGACCACGCCGAGAAGATCGAAGCCGTGGTGAACCACCTCTATGGTACCTATCCAGAGGGCCACGCCTACGCCGACCTCGAGGTTCCCCGCTCGGGCGACGACCCGCCAGTCCCGTGGGTGCTCGGCTCGAGCCCCTCGAGCGCCGAAATCGCTGGCAAGCTCGGGCTTCGCTACTGTTTTGCGGCGTTTATCCGGCCGCAGTTCGCCACCCACTCGTTCGAACGGTACCGCGAAACGTTCACGGCGTCGTCACTCCCCGGCGGCCTCGAGGAACCCCAGGGAATGGTCGCCGTCAATGCGCTCTGTGCCGAAACGGACCAGAAAGCCGCACGCAGGCGGGCGGTGGCGGAAGCGACGTTCCAGCGACTCCAGCGTGGCGAGGTCGGGTCGAGACCCACCGTGGAGGAGGCCATCGACGAACTCGGCGGCGTTCCGGAGCCGACGCCCGAGAGGCTGGACGACGAAGCGTGGCCACGGGCGATTTCGGGGAGTCCGGAGACGCTCTCAGGCCTGCTCGAGCAACTGGCCGACCGCGTGGGCGTCGACGAAGTGATGATCCAACACGCCGTCGGAGAGCACGAACACGGCCTGCGCTCACACGAGTTGTTGGCCGACGCGGTGGGGTTGACGCCGCGGTGA